A genomic stretch from Gemmatimonadales bacterium includes:
- a CDS encoding stalk domain-containing protein, whose amino-acid sequence MTAPVVLVFLLLGLTGTAAADLPTVTHEGRAYVELTRVATSLGGTLEASPESPRAQLRAQGHVVTLTRNWSQVLVDGKPFVLGAPVRVSRGVWLVPETFLGEVVPRLRASTRERPATPVAMPRAAPLAEVTLEELRSRSYPSFTRIVLETTGPLTHRIEAGSPGEARVRLLRLRGAAQVEEIRDGFVSEGR is encoded by the coding sequence ATGACGGCCCCCGTCGTCCTCGTCTTCCTCTTGCTCGGTCTCACCGGCACCGCGGCCGCGGACCTCCCGACCGTGACCCACGAAGGCCGGGCGTACGTCGAGCTCACCCGCGTCGCGACGAGCCTCGGCGGGACGCTCGAGGCGAGCCCGGAGAGCCCGCGGGCGCAGCTCCGGGCCCAGGGGCACGTCGTGACGCTCACGCGGAACTGGTCGCAGGTCCTCGTGGACGGCAAGCCGTTCGTGCTGGGAGCCCCGGTGCGCGTCAGCCGCGGCGTCTGGCTCGTTCCCGAGACGTTCCTCGGCGAGGTCGTCCCGAGGCTCCGGGCGTCGACGCGCGAGCGGCCCGCCACGCCCGTGGCGATGCCGCGCGCGGCCCCGCTCGCCGAGGTCACCCTGGAGGAGTTGCGCTCGCGCTCGTACCCGTCCTTCACGCGCATCGTCCTCGAGACGACCGGGCCCCTCACGCACCGGATCGAGGCGGGCAGCCCCGGGGAGGCGCGCGTGCGGCTGCTGCGCCTCCGCGGCGCGGCACAGGTCGAGGAGATCCGCGATGGGTTCGTCAGCGAGGGGCG
- a CDS encoding response regulator, protein MKATVLIVDDEPAVLENCERLLRPHGLDCVTLPDSARFRDSFRATRPDVVLCDLKMPDLDGPGFFQQITRRHPHLVSRVAFLTGDSLSPESHEFIDLSGAPCLAKPFSLGEVYDVIRGLTREMPVVV, encoded by the coding sequence ATGAAGGCCACTGTCCTCATCGTCGATGACGAGCCAGCCGTATTGGAGAACTGCGAGCGGCTGCTCCGGCCCCACGGACTAGACTGCGTGACGCTGCCGGACAGCGCCAGGTTCCGGGACAGCTTCCGTGCCACGAGACCCGATGTCGTGCTCTGCGACCTCAAGATGCCGGACCTCGACGGTCCGGGGTTCTTCCAGCAGATCACGCGCCGTCACCCGCACCTCGTCTCCCGGGTCGCCTTCCTCACCGGCGATTCCTTGAGCCCCGAGAGCCACGAGTTCATCGATCTCAGCGGCGCGCCGTGTCTCGCCAAGCCCTTCAGCCTGGGCGAGGTCTACGACGTCATCCGTGGGCTCACCCGCGAGATGCCGGTCGTCGTTTAA
- a CDS encoding ATP-binding protein, translating to MNINKLFRSLPIRAKLTIAFGAWATVPVAILGVAGTVVTTRQIESKALKVMESELLVARERSEALLSRVRADLAYFAAANGLADLTSQPRRSGLERLAPALQTFLRHKPDYYRVLLVAADGHLLIVARAERTGRITVDLEPDPVEGLYYGYVADRVPPGQVGVQPLEVRGGEEVAPVAVVAFVQPLAAEGHSSAAVVLEFRLAQLADLFRGTAMASRGVTAVATSEGLLLYHSQRHRQHRSLLAAQPEATIYADLPRATAERVVSGMPGVDRGPRSIVAYVPFRFAGSTSGESFVLYHAVPRDELFAPARRLAAIVLGGGAVFLALALWLAVIAARQLTGPIRALRERTRRLAQGLRDAPLPVATNDELEDLGRDFTEMARQLQLHTENLESLVAQRTSEKLRAERLAAVGTLAAGVAHEINNPCGIMLNRIECVAQEVAARCGECFALRDLDVVRQNAMRVATIARGLLDLSRDEEAPTAKVSLGDVVARVADFVGGEFHLRGVALETALARQPTLVAGNESRLEQLVLNLLLNALQATPLGGRVRVGVATDGGRAVVLEVQDTGCGIPQDALERIFDPFYSTRRNSRGTGLGLAVVQNIAAGHRARILVESEPGNGSTFRVMFPPVDRGARP from the coding sequence AACAAGCTCTTTCGGTCGCTGCCGATTCGCGCGAAGCTGACAATCGCCTTCGGCGCGTGGGCGACGGTGCCCGTCGCCATTCTCGGCGTTGCCGGCACGGTCGTTACGACGCGCCAGATCGAGAGCAAAGCTCTCAAGGTGATGGAGAGCGAACTGCTCGTGGCCCGTGAGCGGTCCGAGGCGTTGCTCTCCCGGGTGCGTGCGGATCTAGCCTACTTCGCCGCCGCCAACGGCTTGGCAGACCTGACATCTCAGCCGCGGCGGTCCGGCTTGGAGCGTCTCGCACCGGCCCTTCAGACCTTCCTCCGCCACAAGCCGGACTACTATCGCGTACTGCTCGTGGCTGCGGATGGCCACCTGCTCATCGTCGCCCGCGCCGAGCGGACTGGCCGAATCACAGTAGACCTGGAGCCAGACCCGGTGGAGGGGCTCTACTACGGCTATGTCGCCGACCGTGTGCCGCCGGGGCAGGTCGGTGTGCAACCCCTCGAGGTGCGTGGCGGTGAAGAGGTCGCGCCGGTGGCAGTGGTGGCCTTCGTGCAGCCGCTTGCTGCCGAAGGCCACTCGTCGGCAGCGGTGGTCCTGGAGTTCCGTCTCGCGCAGCTGGCAGATCTCTTCCGAGGCACGGCTATGGCCTCGCGTGGCGTCACGGCCGTCGCGACTTCGGAAGGCCTCCTCCTCTATCACTCCCAGCGCCACCGCCAGCACCGCTCGCTGCTGGCGGCGCAGCCGGAGGCGACGATATACGCCGATCTGCCGCGAGCCACCGCGGAGCGCGTCGTCAGTGGAATGCCCGGTGTCGACCGTGGCCCGCGCTCCATCGTCGCCTACGTTCCGTTCCGATTCGCCGGCTCGACCAGTGGCGAAAGCTTCGTCCTCTACCACGCCGTGCCCAGGGACGAGCTCTTCGCTCCCGCCAGGCGGCTTGCCGCGATCGTTCTAGGCGGCGGCGCGGTCTTTCTCGCTCTCGCCCTCTGGCTGGCCGTGATCGCCGCGCGCCAACTCACCGGACCCATCCGGGCTCTCCGTGAGCGCACCCGACGCCTGGCGCAAGGTCTCCGCGACGCCCCGCTTCCGGTCGCCACCAACGACGAACTCGAGGACTTGGGTCGGGACTTCACGGAGATGGCGCGACAGCTCCAGCTCCACACGGAGAACCTCGAGAGCCTGGTGGCGCAGCGGACCAGCGAGAAACTCCGCGCCGAGCGGCTCGCCGCGGTGGGGACGTTGGCGGCCGGCGTCGCGCACGAGATCAACAACCCGTGCGGGATCATGCTGAACCGGATCGAGTGCGTCGCTCAGGAGGTCGCGGCACGCTGCGGTGAGTGCTTCGCGCTGCGTGACCTCGACGTGGTTCGCCAGAACGCGATGCGGGTGGCCACCATCGCCCGGGGTCTGCTGGACCTGTCGCGGGACGAGGAGGCACCGACAGCCAAGGTCTCGCTCGGTGACGTCGTGGCGCGCGTGGCCGACTTCGTGGGTGGCGAATTCCACCTGCGTGGGGTCGCTCTGGAAACCGCACTGGCCCGGCAGCCGACGCTTGTCGCCGGCAACGAGTCCCGGTTGGAGCAGCTGGTGCTTAATCTGCTGCTCAATGCCCTCCAGGCGACGCCCCTCGGCGGCCGTGTCCGCGTCGGCGTCGCGACGGACGGCGGTCGAGCGGTGGTGCTGGAGGTGCAGGACACGGGCTGCGGGATCCCTCAAGACGCCTTGGAGCGGATCTTCGACCCCTTCTATTCAACGCGCCGAAACAGCAGAGGCACTGGTCTCGGGCTGGCGGTGGTGCAGAACATCGCAGCCGGACACCGGGCGCGGATCCTGGTCGAGAGCGAGCCTGGTAACGGGAGCACGTTCCGCGTCATGTTCCCGCCGGTCGACCGGGGCGCTCGGCCATGA